From Mytilus edulis chromosome 9, xbMytEdul2.2, whole genome shotgun sequence, the proteins below share one genomic window:
- the LOC139489094 gene encoding ras-related C3 botulinum toxin substrate 2-like has protein sequence MQHIKCVVVGDGNVGKTCLLMCYSTNTFNDDYLPTIFDNYKTTVKLDDIYIELGLWDTAGQEDYDRFRPLSYPQTDVVLVCFSLVHRASFDNVNHKWIPEIRHHLPGIPIVLVGTKLDIRQDEEQNKSKHVDKNNLPVSFSEGQSLARKIDAVRYMECSAKTQEGLNLVFEVAIMAVLCPSEHKQKHRLCILL, from the exons ATGCAACACATCAAGTGCGTTGTAGTCGGTGATGG CAATGTTGGGAAGACGTGTTTATTGATGTGCTATTCAACAAATACTTTTAATGACGATTACCTTCCAACAAT aTTTGATAATTATAAGACTACTGTAAAGTTGGATGACATTTATATAGAGTTAGGACTATGGGATACAGCAGGTCAAGAAGATTATGATCGATTCCGGCCATTATCATATCCACAAACT GATGTAGTTCTAGTATGTTTTTCACTTGTTCATCGAGCAAGTTTTGATAATGTTAATCACAAA TGGATTCCTGAAATCCGCCACCATCTCCCAGGAATACCAATTGTGTTAGTGGGTACAAAACTTGACATTCGACAAGACGaagaacaaaataaatcaaaacatgttGACAAAAACAATCTTCCTGTATCATTTAGTGAAGGACAATCTTTGGCCAGAAAAATAGATGCAGTACGATATATGGAATGTTCAGCAAAAACTCAGGAAGGACTGAATTTGGTGTTCGAAGTGGCTATAATGGCTGTGTTATGTCCATCTGAgcataaacaaaaacacagattgtgtattttattgtaa
- the LOC139489092 gene encoding ras-related C3 botulinum toxin substrate 2-like produces MQHVKCVVVGDGNVGKTCLLMVYSSNTFNEDYIPTVYDNYKATVMVNDIPVEMGLWDTAGQEDYVRIRPLSYPQTDVFLVCFSLVYRSSFDNILHQWIPEVRHHCSRTPIVLVGTKLDIRQEPGNSSHIEKNTRPISFSEGQSLARRIDAVRYLECSAKTQEGLQSVFEEAAKAVLFPSNHKPKRRSCILL; encoded by the exons ATGCAGCATGTTAAATGTGTTGTAGTCGGTGATGG CAATGTAGGTAAAACGTGTTTGTTAATGGTTTATTCCAGTAATACTTTCAACGAAGACTATATTCCAACAGT ATATGATAATTATAAAGCAACTGTAATGGTGAATGACATACCCGTGGAAATGGGATTATGGGATACTGCAGGCCAAGAGGATTACGTTAGAATCCGTCCATTATCATATCCACAAACG gatGTATtccttgtttgtttttcattggtTTATCGATCTAGTTTTGATAACATACTTCACCAA TGGATTCCTGAAGTCAGACACCACTGCTCAAGAACACCAATAGTGTTAGTTGGTACAAAACTTGACATTCGACAAGAACCAGGAAATTCGTcgcatattgaaaaaaatactcGTCCAATATCATTCAGTGAGGGACAATCTTTAGCAAGACGAATAGATGCTGTCAGATATTTAGAATGTTCTGCAAAGACTCAAGAAGGGCTTCAGTCTGTGTTTGAAGAGGCTGCAAAAGCTGTGTTATTTCCGTCTAATCACAAACCAAAACGAAGATCATGCATTCTATTGTGA
- the LOC139489093 gene encoding ras-related C3 botulinum toxin substrate 2-like — protein MFGLVFLAQSVNTNVDPFTCILIAKTPLFYYSAVGKTCLLMVYSRNSFDEEHIQTIFDNYKANVKVNDIYIELGLWDTAGQETYDRFRPLSYPQTDVFLACFSLVYRTSFENILYKWIPEIRHHCPRTPIILVGTKLDVRRNKGPENSKHIEKNSHPITSSEGQSLAKRIDAVKYIECSAKSQEGLQSVFEEAAKAGLLPIQHKPQQRCVLL, from the exons ATGTTTGGATTGGTTTTCCTTGCTCAAAGTGTAAACACCAATGTTGATCCTTTTACATGTATTCTCATAGCAAAAACACCTTTGTTTTATTACAGTGCTGTTGGAAAAACTTGCTTATTGATGGTTTATTCCAGGAATTCTTTCGACGAAGAACATATTCAAACAAT ATTTGATAATTATAAAGCAAATGTAAAAGTGAATGACATTTATATAGAGTTAGGACTATGGGACACAGCAGGTCAAGAAACTTACGATCGATTCCGACCATTATCATATCCACAAACG GATGTATTCCTTGCCTGTTTTTCACTCGTGTATCggacaagttttgaaaacatACTGTACAAA TGGATTCCTGAAATTAGACACCACTGTCCAAGAACGCCAATTATATTAGTTGGCACAAAACTCGATGTTCGAAGAAACAAAGGAccagaaaattcaaaacatattgAGAAAAATAGTCATCCAATAACATCCAGTGAGGGACAATCTTTAGCAAAACGAATAGATGCCGTAAAATATATAGAATGTTCTGCAAAGTCTCAGGAAGGGCTTCAATCTGTGTTTGAAGAGGCTGCAAAGGCTGGTTTACTTCCAATTCAGCACAAACCACAACAGAGATGCGTTTTGTTGTGA